A window of the Pecten maximus chromosome 19, xPecMax1.1, whole genome shotgun sequence genome harbors these coding sequences:
- the LOC117317962 gene encoding uncharacterized protein LOC117317962 has product MYLKVLLSMVLICIAASCDVVMDKFGWLPRYQISNGAFLTLYGTGWTGCWEACLHRKMCLSVSYNTDTLKCSLGKFADNKTYTGHASDVFMTPDWNGNPPEGQGPCKSRPCTLTKRCVPLWNGNHTCITEMKSVDLCVLLDVSGTTSASKFQNMVDSLLEVIGQLHDVRLAVTYFGNNNPEVKFGFDQTLMNKTR; this is encoded by the exons ATGTACCTCAAAGTATTGCTGTCTATGGTTTTGATATGCATCGCAGCGTCTTGTGACGTCGTTATGGATAAGTTCGGATGGTTACCTAGATACCAAATAAGTAACGGAGCGTTCCTGACTTTGTACGGTACAGGTTGGACAGGATGTTGGGAGGCCTGTCTTCACAGGAAAATGTGTCTGAGTGTAAGTTACAACACCGATACACTCAAATGTTCTTTAGGAAAGTTTGCAGACAACAAAACGTACACAGGACATGCAAGTGATGTCTTTATGACGCCGGACTGGAATGGCAATCCCCCG gAGGGCCAAGGACCGTGCAAATCTCGTCCGTGCACATTGACTAAACGTTGTGTCCCCTTATGGAATGGAAATCACACTTGCATCACCGaaa TGAAGTCAGTTGACCTGTGTGTGCTGTTAGATGTCTCCGGGACTACGAGTGCATCCAAGTTCCAGAACATGGTCGACAGTCTTCTTGAGGTCATAGGTCAGCTACATGACGTCAGACTAGCTGTGACGTACTTTGGTAACAATAACCCTGAGGTAAAATTCGGTTTTGATCAAACATTGATGAACAAGACCAGATAA